A stretch of DNA from Nitratireductor thuwali:
CCTTCGGCGGATATGCGATCGCGTCCGAGGGTGTCTTGAAGCCGGTGGCTATGATCCAGGCCAGCGGCATGATGGTGACGGCCGCATAGAAGATCACGAGAAAGCCGGCGAAGAGCTTCTGGCGACCGGACGGTTCGGTTACTGAGAAACTCATCTCTCTTTCACCTTGTTCAAGGCTTTCACATAGATCGAAGCGAGGCCGAAGATGGTCACGAACAGAATCACCGCGTAGGCCGAGGCAAAGCCCGTGTTCCACTTCTCGAAGGCTTCACGCTTGAGGTTGATAGAGGTGAGTTCGGTCGTGGAGCCCGGCCCGCCGCCGGTCAGCTGCACCACCAGATCGAACATCTTGAAATTCTCGATGCCGCGGAAGAGCACGGCCAGCATCAGGAACGGCAACACCATCGGGATGGTGATGGTCCAGAACTGGCGCCACTTGCTGGCACGGTCGCATTCCGCCGCCTCATAGATGCTTTCGGGGATGGAGCGCAGACCGGCGAGGCAGATCAGCATGACGAAGGGCGTCCACATCCAGGTGTCGACGATGACGATAGCCCAGGGCGCCAGCGCCACCTCGCCGATCATCGAGAAGCCGGACGGGTCGGCACCGGTCAGGAACCCAATCACGTAGTTGAACAGGCCGATCTGCGGCTGGTACAGGAATGTCCAGAAATTGCCCACCACCGCCGGCGAAAGCATCATCGGCAGCACGATGACGGTGGTCCAGAGATCGCTTCCGCGGAACTTCTTGTTGATCAGATAGGCGAGTGTGAAACCGATCAGCACCTGAAACACAATAGTCCAGAAAACAAAGTGTGCGGTCGCCTGCATCGTGCCCCAGATGTCGCTGTCGGTCAGGATACGCTCGTAATTGCGCGAGCCCACGAATTCAGCTTCGCGGTTGGGACGATTGACCCTGAAATTGGTGAAGCTCAGCCAGACTGTCCAAATCAACG
This window harbors:
- a CDS encoding sugar ABC transporter permease, with the protein product MSISPIERVAEATPRSVVRRVKGLSDRAVAWIFVAPTIALLLAINIFPLIWTVWLSFTNFRVNRPNREAEFVGSRNYERILTDSDIWGTMQATAHFVFWTIVFQVLIGFTLAYLINKKFRGSDLWTTVIVLPMMLSPAVVGNFWTFLYQPQIGLFNYVIGFLTGADPSGFSMIGEVALAPWAIVIVDTWMWTPFVMLICLAGLRSIPESIYEAAECDRASKWRQFWTITIPMVLPFLMLAVLFRGIENFKMFDLVVQLTGGGPGSTTELTSINLKREAFEKWNTGFASAYAVILFVTIFGLASIYVKALNKVKER